In Sphaerisporangium krabiense, the DNA window CCGAAGGACGACAACGTACCCGGCGTGCCCTGCTTGGCGGTCGTCAGCAGCAGGCCACGGTCGTTGAAGTCGAAGACGAGATTGCCAGCGCCGGTGGGCCGGTCGGCCAGGTCCCAGGTGAAGGTCTTGGCCTGGGTGGAGGCCTCCGCACCGGTGCCCTGCTCGCTCACCAGCCGGTTGAGGTGATCGTAGGTGTTGTCGACCCGGACGCCGCCCGGCCGCAGCAGGCTGACGAGGTTGCCCGCCGCGTCATAGACGCTGGTCGAGGTGCGGTCCTGCAGGTTGGGATGGGCCTGAGTGGAGGGCTCGATCCGGCTCTCCGGCAAGCCCATCGTGTTGTACGTGGCCAGGAAGGAGTTGCCGCGCCCGTCGGTGGTGCGGGTGAGCTTTCCTTCGGCGTCGTAACCGAAGGACGTGGTGATGCTCTTGGTGACCGACACGGGCTCGATCAGCTGGGTGAGTCGATCGGCGCCGTCGAAGGACCGGCGGGTGATGTGACCCTCGGGGCTGGTCTCCGTGATGAGGTTGCCCGCGCCGTCGTAGTCGAAGCCGTAGGTGCGCAGAACGGTGCCGGAGGAATTGAGGTCCTTGACGACGGTCTCGCGCCCGGCCAGGTCGTACTCGGAGGTGGTGGCGTTTCCGAGCGCGTCGGTGACCTTGGCTGTCCGTCCGGCCAGGTCGTAGCCGAAGGTCCTGGAGTGTCCGAGCGCGTCGGTCTGCGAGGTGGGCTCGCCCATGGGGTTGTAGGCCGTCTGGCTGCGGTTTCCCGCCGGCAGTTTGACGGTCAGTAGGTTTCCGGCGGTGTCGTACTCGGCGGTCGTCGTCAGCGCGACGGCCGTGGGCTTGCGTTCGAGCTGTGTCGAGGTGACCTGGCGGCGGAGTCCGTCGTAGGTGGCCTCGGCGCGCGATCCCGTCGGATCGGTGGACGAGAGCACCTCGCCGGTCAGGGTGTAGCTGTAGTCCCAGGTGCCCCGGGGGGCTTCATCGGCGGCAGCGGCATCGGTGACGCGCACCATCCGCCCCAGCGCGTCGTAGGTGGCGTTGGTGACGTTGCCTCGCGGATCGGCCGCCGACACGACCTGACCCGCCGAGTCGTAGCCGAACACGACCTTGGGTGTGACGGCCGCGCCACCGGGAGGCGTGTACGATGCGCCGGTGATCGAGGTCATCCTGCCCGCCTTGTCGAAGGCGACCACGCTGATGTGGTTCTCCGGGCTGACCTGATGGGTCAGCTCTCCCGATGTGTCATAGCCCATCTGGGACGTGGGGCGCTGGGTGATCGCGGGTGAGCCGCCGTGCTCCACCTTCACCGGCGGCGTCTGAACCTCTACCCTCCTGCCGAGCGCGTCGTAGCTGATGAGGGTCGTGTAGTCCATCCGGTCGGCGCCGGGAAGGTTGCCGCGCGGATCGGTCTCCTCGATGACCAGGCCGCGGTCGTCCACCGTCCAGGAGGTCTTCAGGTCGATAGCGCCGTTCTCGGTGGTCCGCTCGATGAGCCGGTCACCGGCGTCGTAACCGTAGGACTCCAGTTCGGTCCGCGTGCTGCCCGCGGCCTGCCATTTCGCCTGGATGACGTTGTCGTCGGCGTCGTAGGTGTAGCTGGTCTTCCTGGCCAGCCCGGCCGGGTCCACGGTCGTGGAGGTCAGGCGTCCCGCGGCGTCGTAGACGCTGTCGGTCCTGGTCTTTCCGCCTCCGGTGATCTCCTTGGTGAGGTTGCCCGCGGCGTCGTAGTTCGTCGAGGTCATCACCACGTCGACCGGTGTCGTCGAGGCGTTGAGCTTGACCTGACTGGCCACCTCCTCAGCGAGGGTGTCGTCACCGTTGTAGGTATATCGTGTCGTCCGGCCCAGCGCGTCGGTCTCGGACGCCAGGCGCCCGCCTGGGTCGTAGGCGTAGGAGCGCACCACGACGTCGTGCGCTGTTTCGGGGCTGGTGGGGCTGCCGGTCCAGGCTTTCAGTGTGACGATGGCGGACTCACCACGCGTCGTATATCCGTAGTCGAACCGGGTTCCTCGCGCGTCGGTCGTGCTGACCAGCCGACCCAGATGGTCGTACGCCCGCAGGGAGGTCGCCCCTTCGGGTCCGGTCACCTTCTGCACGCGCCCGTAGGTGTCATATTCGTAGGTGGTCGCCCGGTCGGGGTCGCCGCCGGTGAGGTCGGCCACGGTGGTGATGAGCACGTTACCGTCGGCATCGTAGGTATTGCGCAGCTCAGCGGTGTGCGTGACCCCGCTGACCCGGTTCTTCACCCCCGAACCCGTCTCACTGGCGATACGGCCCATGGCGTCGTAGACGTACATGGTCGTCGTGGTCGTGGCCGCCGTCGCGACGGCCGCCGGCTGAGCGGTGCTGGCCACCGGGGTGTCCTTGTCGGACTGGATCTCACTCGCCGACAGCGCCCGGTTGTAGACGCGCACCTCGTCGATCGCCCCGGCGAAGTATTCGCCCCAGACGCTGTTGCCGCCGATCCGCAGCGGCCCGCCGTCAGCGCGCAGTGTCCCGGAGAAGGCGGATTCGGCGACCTTGTTGCCGTTGACGTAGAGCTGGAGCTTGGTGCCGTCGTAGGAGAGGGCCAGGTGCGACCAGGTGTTGGCCGGCAGATCCTGAGGAGCGTCCACGTTGCCCTCGGTCCCGCCGGTGTTCACCAACCACCCGTTGGGCTGCGCCCCGTTGGACGCGTAGAGCGCGTAGGACAGCCCGCCGCTGAACTCCTTCATCAGGACCTGCCGCCAGCTGTCCTGGGTGCTCGGTTTGACCCACGCCATGAGGGTCATCCCCTGGGTCAGGCGCAGTGAAGGGGAATCGGGGACCGTGACCCACGAGGAGGTGCCGTTGAACGACAACGCCTTGCCGAACTTGCCGGCGGCCACCCAGGAAGTACCAGTGGCGACGCCCGCCTGGTTCTGACCGGAGTCGTCGTCGATCGCCGTCCCGGTACCCGCTTCGAAGCCGTACGCGGCCACGAGCCCCGCCGGACCCGGATCTCCCGGGTCGGGATCGGAGTCACGATCGGGGTCGGGCGTGCTGGAGATCTGGGTGGTGGCGGCCGGGCGCCCCACGGCGTCGTAGGTGTACTGGGTGATCAGGCCGGTCGGCTCGGTGACCTGCGCCAGGTCTCCAGCGGCCGTGTAGGCGTATGTCCGCTGATTACCCTTGGGGTCGGTCTCGGTCTTGAGCAGACCGGCCGGCGTCAGGCCTCCGCCCGTCGCGGGCTCCGAACCGTCGGTGTAGGCGTAGACGGTAGAACGCCCGTTGGGGAAATCTGTGGTGGCAGGGCCGGTCTCTTTGCTCTCCTCCCCGAACGTCGTGTACTCCCACTTGGCCGCGTACGTGTTGTCCGTGCTACTCGCTGACCGCGCGTCACGATAGGCGATTATCCGATCGTTGCGCGGGTCAAACTTGTCGGCAATGTTCAGGTAGAAGGCGGCGTAGGAAGTCTGGCAACTGTTCACGGATCGGCACGTGGTCACACTGAGCTCGTTGCCTCGCTCGTCGTGGCTGACCTCCGTGGTGTTGCCGTTCCGATCGGTGACCTTGTCCAGGTAGCCAGCGGTGTCGTACTCGTAAGTGGTGCTCTGGTTCAGCTGATCGGTCTGGCGGGTGATCCGCATGTCCCGGAGCGCGTCGTGTACCGAGACCAGCGTCCCGTTGTGGGGATCGGTCACCGTGACCGTGGCCTGCGGGTCACCCTCCGGGTCCGCCATATATTGCGGCACGCCGAGCTTCCACAGGCCGCCGTGGGAGTCGGTGTGGGTCCGCAGGCGCCCGCCGTCGGCGGCGTAGGTGTTCTCGGCCCACACCCGTCCGGACGGCAGCGTGGCCTTGGTCATCTGCGGCGCTGCCACACCCGCCTGATAGTGGGCGCGGATCTCGGCCCCGTTCAGCGACCGACTGTAGATCGCCACCTCGTCTAGGTCGCCCGCGAAGGGGAAGACCCGCGTGAATGCGGTGGAGGAAGGCCAGGCGGACGAGGTGTATCCCGACCCGAGGCGCGTGTAGAACTGGTCACGGTGATCGATGGCGCCGATGCGGGTACCTGCGGCCTCTCCGTCCAGGAACAACGTCTGGCTAACCCCGTCGCCTGTCAGCGCCACGTGATGCCACTGGCCGTTGTTCACCGCCGAGGCGGAGGTGATGGGCGACATCTGCCCGTTCCAGAATTCCGCGCGCAGCTTTCCGTCAGTCCCTACGTACATCACGGGCGTGAAATTCTCCGGCTCGCCGGAGGATGTGGAGCTGTTCTGCCCGACCACGACGCCCGACCCAGTGGTCTTGAACCACGCCTCTATGGTCAAGTGCGTTCCCCTGCCACTGATCGCGGAATCGGGGAGCCTGACATATGAGCTGTTGGGCGAAGCACCCGAGAATCGCACGGCGGTATCGGCCGAACCGCTGAGCGCTCCTGGAACCCCAGTGGTGGCGTCGTAAGTGCCAGGGGCGCCGTCGAAGAACGCGGAGTCCTCGCCGAGCCTACGTCCCAGAGCGCCAGCGAGCTTCGAACCGCGAGAGCCGGTGCTCTCATCGAGCCGCCAGTAGCTGTAGGGAACCGAGTTCTCCACGCTGCTGCTGTAGCGAGACGCGTTGACGTAGGTGAACTCGGTGCAGGCGGTGGCGGATCCCGGACCGCACACCTTGACCAGCTTGTCCCCGTCATAGGTGTACGCCCAGCTCAGCGGGCTTCCGTTCACCGGATCGGTCGAGACGCCGACCGCATGCCCTCCGTCCCAGGTGAAATACAGCGACCGCCCGCCGGTGGCCGTCACCTTCGACAGCCTGCCGTCGGAGCCATACACGAGTTGCTGGGCACGCCCGCGATTGTCGGTCACGCTGGTGACCCGGCCTTGCGCGTCGAACGTGTAGGAGGTAGCGGACTTGTCCATCAGCCGCCACCCGCCGCCGGTGACCGTGGCCAGGGTGACGTAGACACCTTCCGGCGGCGCGTAACTGCCGTCGCCCGTGGCACCGAACCGCATCTGTCGACCGTCCGGATAGGTGACCAGCACCGTCTGGCTGTCGGGTTCGTTCACCAGCCGCATGTCCCACCGGGTGCTCCAGCCAGCGCCGAACATGCCCTCGATACGCGGGTCCAGGCTGTTGTAGGTCCGCGTAACGGCCAGCGGCGGACCTACCGTGGTCACCGAGGCGTCCGTCACCGTCTGGACATAGTTGCCCACCACCCGATTGAATTCCCGATCACCGGTGCCGCTGCCCAGCAAAGAGTTGATCGACGGCTGCTCCTGCTGAGGGATGAAGCTCATCCAGTCCGAGGTGTGGGACAAGCTGTTCGAGGTGTCCTCGGCCTGCACCGACCACCAGTAGGTTTTTCCCCACTTAAGGTTGCCCGAGGGGATGTCCCAGGTACCCGTGACGTTCCAGCCCGAGCTGCCCTCGCACCAATCCCAGCTCCCCGAGGGTCCCGAGGGGCCTGAACACACCTGGAACCAGTACAAGACCTGCCTGCCTGTGGCGGAGCTCGCCCACGCACCGAGCGTCGGGGTCAACGACCCGACGAACGCCTCGTCCCCCGGCCAGAACATTTCGAAGGTTGGCGGCTCGGGCTCGGGGGCCACATAGCACGGACCCAGATCCTGCCACGCCGTTGTCGTGGTCGGCGGCAGCCCTTGTGGGTCACGCGAGGCTTTGAAGTCGTGGGGCTCGGTCATGCCCTGGGTCACGTTGAAGTACGAGACGATCTGACCCGCACCGTAGTGCCCGAACAGTGACCATTCCGGGTAGTAGCAGTCCGACACCGTGGTTTCCCGCGCCACCGCGGCGGAACCGCCCGCGGGCGACACGCTCCACGCAGGTGACGGCGGCGGATTCAGCCCGCCCTTGGCAGGTTCATGAGTGGCCGGATGCCGGACCTCAAGCGGCAGCGCGCCCTTCGGCCTCTTTCCCCCTTCTCCTCCCGCCTTGGACGCGGACCCGCCCGAAGCGGTCGTCTCCTTGGCGGGCACAAGGTGTGGACGGTTGGCCGCGGATCCCATCTCCTGCACAGGTGTTTTCAAGCCTGCGGTCGACATCGGCATGATCGACCCAACAGCGGCCTCCGCCGACGCGATCGAGGGCACCCCGTCGCTCAGCACGGCCCCTGAGCTCAACAACGCCACAAAGATCAAGAATGAGGTACAGGATCGTAATCGCCGCTGAATCCGGGCATGGAACATCTTTCGCCTTCCTTCTTTAAGGCATGGAAGTCAGCAGGTCAGCAAGTGGATAGGCGCAGTACGGCGCCGGAGAGACCTCGCGAAAGTTGCCCGAGGCGACTAATTGCATAGTAAATAGCGAAGATCGCCTTGCCAATAGTGAGCTAGATCACAACACCAGTAGTACGAAGGTTGTGAGCCAGGTGGTTGCGGCGCCCAGGCCGCCGCACGATCGTTATGCTCTGGAGCCTAAGCGACCAAGCTCCAGGCGTTCGCCACCGTCTCGGCCTTCCGCCCCTTTTCGAACTCGATCCTGGACTCGGCCGCATCCTTTGCCGCCTGCGGGATGTCCTCCCAGCGGTCGCGGTCGAAGAGCGCGCCGACGCCTCGTCCTCGTCGGTGGCCTTCCGTGCGGCTTCGACGGCCTCAGAAGGAGTCCACCCGTTTCTGCGATAGAGCGGCTGGATACGAAAGGCTGCCTGCCTTGGCCATCGCTGTCCCCGAACTGCTCGTTCAGATGCCGTAGATGGTCCGGTTCAGTGGATTCACCCTCGCAGGCCACGTAGAACACCCGTACCTGCTGAGAGCCGGGACTGAACCTCGACGCCAGCGGACGTTCGTCGTCCAGGCTCCCGCGCCTCCTCCGCCTTCCCTATTCCTGTTCTCTCCTCGCCCGCCTGCTCACGCCGTCGCCCTAGCCTCTAGTACTCCAGTGACATTTCGCGATCATGGTTCGGATCTGCGCTGTAGTGGCAGCGTCGGGCTGTGGCCTGGTGATGGCGGCGCCAATCTGACCAGCGCTGGATGTCCGCGATCGAGTGGTCTCGGGCCGGCACGAGTATGGCCGGCAGTCGGCGGATCTTGGGCAGGGTCAGCGGGATGTGGTCTGGGCTGTTGGGTGGCTGGGCGGCGGCGATGGCAGCCAGCAGAGCCAGGGCGAGCATGGCCAGGGTGATGTGCCGGTGCCAGAGCGTCCAGCCGTGCACCTGGTAGTGATCCAGTCCGGCCTGGCCTTTGGCTGCCTGGAAGGACTCCTCCACCGCCCAGCGGATCCCCGCTACTCGCACCAGGCTCATCAACGGCTGTCGGGTGGGCGCGTAGCAGCGGTAGAAGGCCAGCTCCCCGGTGAGCGGATGGCGGCGGATCGCCAGCCGGCTGGTCGGCGTCGATGCGGGCCCAGGCCCACAGGTAGAAGCGCGGGCCCTGGGCGCCCGCCCCGGCGCTGTAGCGGTGCCGGTGCCGATCCGCGGCTCGCGCTGCGACCTGGGCCGCGCTCACCTGCTTCACTCTCCAGATTGACGCGCCGGTTGCCGGCGATGGCCAGCACGTAGCCCATCCGCCGCTCTTGCAGGGCCGCGCGCAGGCGCGGGTCCTGGCCGTAGACCTCATCACCACTCACCCACAAGGCCTGCACGCCCGCCTCGAGCGCGGCCAAGAGCATCTGGATGGCCAGGGCGGGCTTGATGGCAAAGCCGACCTCATCGGGGACCCCGGCCGCGTGACACCGGTCGGAGTCGGCCAGCCAGGTGTGCTCGGGCAGGTAGAGCCGCCGATCCAGCAACGCCCGCCCGGCTGGGGTGGCGTAGGCCGGCAACACGCCGATCCGGCAGTTCTCGATCCGGCCGGCGGTGCCGCCGTATTGGCGTTGCACACCTGCCGAGTGTGCCCTTCTTGACGAAGCCGGTTTCATCGACGACGAGCACGCCGTCGGGACCGAGTTGGCCGACGACGAAGGCTCGGACGTCATCGCGAACCGCATCGGCGTCCCAGCGGGCGGTGCGCAGCAGCCGCTGCAGGGTCTGCGGGCCGTTGGCGGCGGCGTGTTCGGCCAGGTTCCAGCAGTTCTCACGGTCGATGTCGGCCAGCAGCCCGCGCACGTAGACGCCAGCGGCGCGGCGCGGTTCGACGCGGCCGAACCGGCCAGCGATCCGGGCCATCAGCTCGTTGAAGATGACCGTCCAACCGTCAGGGTCTACGCTGCGGCTCGCGGCCACCGCACGATCTTTGGTTGTCCTCACAAACTCCGAATGATCACGCGGTGGCCGTCGCCATGCGACCCCGACCTCTCAAGATCGCGAAGTGTCACTGGAGTACTAGACGCCGCAGGCGGCCCGGGGGCGAGGAACCCTCCGGGCCGCGGGGAGCGTC includes these proteins:
- a CDS encoding LamG-like jellyroll fold domain-containing protein; translated protein: MLSDGVPSIASAEAAVGSIMPMSTAGLKTPVQEMGSAANRPHLVPAKETTASGGSASKAGGEGGKRPKGALPLEVRHPATHEPAKGGLNPPPSPAWSVSPAGGSAAVARETTVSDCYYPEWSLFGHYGAGQIVSYFNVTQGMTEPHDFKASRDPQGLPPTTTTAWQDLGPCYVAPEPEPPTFEMFWPGDEAFVGSLTPTLGAWASSATGRQVLYWFQVCSGPSGPSGSWDWCEGSSGWNVTGTWDIPSGNLKWGKTYWWSVQAEDTSNSLSHTSDWMSFIPQQEQPSINSLLGSGTGDREFNRVVGNYVQTVTDASVTTVGPPLAVTRTYNSLDPRIEGMFGAGWSTRWDMRLVNEPDSQTVLVTYPDGRQMRFGATGDGSYAPPEGVYVTLATVTGGGWRLMDKSATSYTFDAQGRVTSVTDNRGRAQQLVYGSDGRLSKVTATGGRSLYFTWDGGHAVGVSTDPVNGSPLSWAYTYDGDKLVKVCGPGSATACTEFTYVNASRYSSSVENSVPYSYWRLDESTGSRGSKLAGALGRRLGEDSAFFDGAPGTYDATTGVPGALSGSADTAVRFSGASPNSSYVRLPDSAISGRGTHLTIEAWFKTTGSGVVVGQNSSTSSGEPENFTPVMYVGTDGKLRAEFWNGQMSPITSASAVNNGQWHHVALTGDGVSQTLFLDGEAAGTRIGAIDHRDQFYTRLGSGYTSSAWPSSTAFTRVFPFAGDLDEVAIYSRSLNGAEIRAHYQAGVAAPQMTKATLPSGRVWAENTYAADGGRLRTHTDSHGGLWKLGVPQYMADPEGDPQATVTVTDPHNGTLVSVHDALRDMRITRQTDQLNQSTTYEYDTAGYLDKVTDRNGNTTEVSHDERGNELSVTTCRSVNSCQTSYAAFYLNIADKFDPRNDRIIAYRDARSASSTDNTYAAKWEYTTFGEESKETGPATTDFPNGRSTVYAYTDGSEPATGGGLTPAGLLKTETDPKGNQRTYAYTAAGDLAQVTEPTGLITQYTYDAVGRPAATTQISSTPDPDRDSDPDPGDPGPAGLVAAYGFEAGTGTAIDDDSGQNQAGVATGTSWVAAGKFGKALSFNGTSSWVTVPDSPSLRLTQGMTLMAWVKPSTQDSWRQVLMKEFSGGLSYALYASNGAQPNGWLVNTGGTEGNVDAPQDLPANTWSHLALSYDGTKLQLYVNGNKVAESAFSGTLRADGGPLRIGGNSVWGEYFAGAIDEVRVYNRALSASEIQSDKDTPVASTAQPAAVATAATTTTTMYVYDAMGRIASETGSGVKNRVSGVTHTAELRNTYDADGNVLITTVADLTGGDPDRATTYEYDTYGRVQKVTGPEGATSLRAYDHLGRLVSTTDARGTRFDYGYTTRGESAIVTLKAWTGSPTSPETAHDVVVRSYAYDPGGRLASETDALGRTTRYTYNGDDTLAEEVASQVKLNASTTPVDVVMTSTNYDAAGNLTKEITGGGKTRTDSVYDAAGRLTSTTVDPAGLARKTSYTYDADDNVIQAKWQAAGSTRTELESYGYDAGDRLIERTTENGAIDLKTSWTVDDRGLVIEETDPRGNLPGADRMDYTTLISYDALGRRVEVQTPPVKVEHGGSPAITQRPTSQMGYDTSGELTHQVSPENHISVVAFDKAGRMTSITGASYTPPGGAAVTPKVVFGYDSAGQVVSAADPRGNVTNATYDALGRMVRVTDAAAADEAPRGTWDYSYTLTGEVLSSTDPTGSRAEATYDGLRRQVTSTQLERKPTAVALTTTAEYDTAGNLLTVKLPAGNRSQTAYNPMGEPTSQTDALGHSRTFGYDLAGRTAKVTDALGNATTSEYDLAGRETVVKDLNSSGTVLRTYGFDYDGAGNLITETSPEGHITRRSFDGADRLTQLIEPVSVTKSITTSFGYDAEGKLTRTTDGRGNSFLATYNTMGLPESRIEPSTQAHPNLQDRTSTSVYDAAGNLVSLLRPGGVRVDNTYDHLNRLVSEQGTGAEASTQAKTFTWDLADRPTGAGNLVFDFNDRGLLLTTAKQGTPGTLSSFGYDADDRLVQRTDAAGSASFTWDDANRLKTFSDPVTSTTLTYGYDAGDRLTGIDYGAGGPKRTYTYDPMNRLTGDTLKSSSNATLASITYGYDRDDNLTTKTTTGTAGAGINTYTYDWSNRLTSWTAPGGAVTDYAWDDSGNRVKAGSQTFTYDERNRLLTGGGSTYTYTARGTLQSKTTSGVTKNLQFDAFDRMFSDGQATYTYDALDRVTGRTQGTAVSRFLYADLGNDVVATTDAAGVRQATYGRGVNGEPVSVSDGTGPRYALTDLHGDVIGTFQGAGNTLSDSVAYNPFGEEIARNGTRHDLGYQGEWTDPDSGKVNMLSRWYEPGTGAFTSRDGWNLFPDPSIQQNAYVYGNANPMTTIDPSGHVGLQPTSADDGWPSDPDDVATVIVMPPRYERYPETYDPPAKKSPKGGGKDGKGGKGGSGGKGGSGGKGGSGSGGKGGSGSGGGQSGGNRSSGNGSPTTKCTKNCTSSCLKNCHGTCKQNCTSRCVKNCVSTCVKNCHGSCIKNCSGSRCTKNCSGMGPSGKGGGTNCKKNCGGGQSCKKNCGNQPCKKGCKQDDGGGGASGNGNEYVECDCVEVVVPTTRVPQASPTPVQPRSDTVTQNSPSLPPTEGWGYDPSQNYGGGNFGGDGPGFVDCMLHTCAEGAWKDNWSFIGDTVGRLGLVGGMEYGGPAAPMGREPVPNLGPNWRPRPVSEICRSSGCEEVAKEIQRILGGTRHRITDRYNAPYLPKYREQDTFWGHHDVLVKDNRVYDAWTGPKGESMEEYRNHWQYKEDLVFTPISPELPPMKLM